One Poecilia reticulata strain Guanapo linkage group LG4, Guppy_female_1.0+MT, whole genome shotgun sequence genomic window carries:
- the LOC103464148 gene encoding vitellogenin-1 — MKAVVLALTLAFAAGQTFEPVPEFAASKTYVYKYEALLLSGLPEEGLARAGLKIRSKILISRAEQNTLMLKLVEPELLEYNGIWPNDSAIPSPKLTAALAPQFAIPIKFEYVNGVVGKVFAPEGVSAVVLNIHRGILNILQLNLKKTHKVYDLQEVGTQGVCKTLYAISEDARNENILLTKTRDLNNCQERIIKDMGLAYTEKCEKCQEETKNLRGTTTFSYTFKPVANAIMIQKAEVNELIQFLPFSEDNGATQMMTRQSFEFLEIKKEPIPPINAVYKHRGSLKYEFANELLQAPIKLVKISNAKAQTAEVMNQLARINVENIHENAPMKFLELVQLLRLARYEDLEMYWNQYKKMSPHRHWFLDTIPAAGTRDAFRFIKEKFMAEEISTAEAAQALVASVHLVTADPEVIKLLENLLASDKVEKNPLLREIVFLGYGTMVYKYCNETXPCPADLIKPIQDRLSDAIAKNEEDKIVLYVKVLGNAGHPASFKSLTKIMPIHGTAAASLPMRVHVEAIMALRNIAKKEPRMVQELVLQLYMDKALHPKLRMLSCIVLFETNPSMGVVTALANSVKTEENLQVASFSYSHMKYLCRNHATVHPDVVAACNVAMRLLSPKLDRLSLRYSKAIHVDYYNSSSMLGAAXTAFYINDAANILPKTAAVKTRAFAAGATAEALEIGATIDGLQELLLKNPSLSENTDRITKMKRVIKALSEWRSLPADKPLASIYVKLFGQEIAFANINKPMIDEAVRYTRELPIQGYGRDVLKALLVTGVNFNYAKPVLAAEMRRILPTAAGLPMELGLFSAAVAAASVEIKPTTSPRLPEDFPLNKLLETDIQLQAEVRPTVSMSTYAVMGLNTDIFQAFMIANAKVHSVMPAKIAARLNIKEGDFKLEALPVKVPENITFVNVTTFAGSRNIEELPAERITHLFPTKLVPVRSSRARSSERASYVDSMLSSSELLPEEAKYAIRRHKIRGFAKKYCAKHRVVGLKACLRFASENGAYIRNTLLYKLVGRHNFSFSVTPIEGEVVERLEMEVKVGPNAAEKLVKRINLNEEDPTETTEQGGPVLMKLNKILSSRRNSSSSSSSSSSSSSRSSKTSSSSSSSRSGRKINLAARASNSSSSSSSRRSSSSSSSSSSSSSKRSSSSSSSSSSSRRSSSSSSSRRSKRRSGNMSRSSSSSDRTSSASSIASLFSGSSSSSSSSSSRSKRVTEKFRRLHKDYPSKSSSRSKSNSASFEAIYNKKKFLGEQEAVVAMIFRAVKVDKRMLGYQLAVYLDKPNARLQIIVANLSSDSNWRFCADGVVLSKHKVTTKIAWGEQCKRYRANATAETGLVSSNPAARLRASWERLPSALKRYAKMVNRYVRSKILSYVIHAKRVNSTRRFSILAAATSDKTVDFVFKTPKKSVYNATLRLPVFMPIDEIKGLGPFDEVFDKIHFMVSKAAAAECRYFEDTLYTFNNKSFKNQMPSSCYQVVAQDCTDELKFMVLLRKDSSEQHHINVKISEIDIDMYPKDNDVTVKVNEMEIPRTSLPYRHPTASIEIRQSGEGLAVFAPSHGLQEVYFDRKTWRIKIADWMKGKTCGLCGKADGEIRQEYHTPNGRVAKNSVSFAHSWILPAESCRDESECRLKLESVQLEKQLTVHDEDSTCYSVEPVPRCLPGCLPIKTTPVIVGFNCWPSDSQTNVYDRSVDLRKTTQAHLACNCNTKCS, encoded by the exons ATGAAAGCGGTTGTGCTAGCCCTGACTCTGGCCTTTGCGG CTGGACAAACTTTTGAACCTG TCCCTGAATTTGCTGCCAGTAAGACCTATGTGTACAAGTATGAAGCATTACTCCTCAGCGGTCTTCCTGAGGAAGGTTTGGCAAGAGCTGGATTGAAAATCAGATCCAAAATTCTCATCAGCCGAGCTGAGCAAAATACTTTAATGCTGAAG CTTGTGGAACCTGAGCTCTTAGAGTACAATGGTATTTGGCCAAACGACTCAGCAATCCCATCACCCAAGTTGACGGCAGCCCTGGCACCTCAGTTTGCGATCCCCATCAAGTTCGAATACGTCAATGGTGTTGTTGGTAAAGTCTTTGCTCCCGAGGGCGTTTCGGCTGTGGTGCTGAACATCCACAGAGGCATTCTGAATATTCTCCAGCTGAACCTCAAGAAGACCCACAAAGTCTATGACTTGCAGGAG GTTGGAACTCAGGGTGTGTGCAAGACCCTCTACGCCATCAGTGAAGATGCACGTAATGAGAACATCCTTCTGACCAAGACCAGGGACCTGAACAACTGCCAGGAAAGAATCATTAAGGACATGGGATTGGCATACACTGAGAAGTGTGAAAAGTGCCAGGAG GAAACCAAGAACCTGAGAGGCACCACGACATTCAGCTACACCTTCAAACCAGTCGCTAATGCCATCATGATCCAGAAAGCGGAAGTTAATGAGCTGATCCAGTTCTTGCCTTTCTCTGAGGATAACGGAGCTACTCAAATGATGACCAG GCAGTCCTTTGAGTTCCTTGAGATTAAGAAAGAGCCCATTCCACCTATCAATGCTGTCTACAAACACCGTGGATCTCTCAAGTACGAGTTCGCCAACGAACTTCTTCAGGCCCCCATTAAGCTTGTCAAGATCAGCAATGCAAAGGCCCAG ACTGCAGAGGTCATGAATCAGCTCGCCAGAATCAACGTGGAGAATATTCATGAAAATGCCCCCATGAAGTTTTTGGAACTGGTACAGCTGCTCCGTCTTGCTCGCTACGAAGATCTGGAAATGTACTGGAACCAGTACAAAAAGATGTCCCCTCACAG ACACTGGTTCTTGGATACCATCCCTGCTGCTGGCACTCGCGACGCTTTTAGATTCATCAAAGAGAAGTTCATGGCTGAGGAAATAAGCACTGCTGAGGCGGCTCAAGCACTGGTAGCATCTGTGCACTTGGTGACTGCTGACCCCGAGGTTATCAAGCTGTTGGAG AACCTGTTGGCGAGCGACAAAGTAGAGAAAAATCCACTTCTGCGTGAGATTGTCTTCCTCGGATACGGTACAATGGTTTACAAATACTGCAATGAGACAGYTCCCTGCCCGGCTGACCTTATAAAG CCTATTCAAGATCGACTTTCAGATGCTATTGCCAAGAATGAGGAAGACAAGATCGTCCTGTACGTAAAGGTTTTGGGAAATGCTGGACACCCAGCTAGCTTCAAGTCTCTCACTAAGATCATGCCCATCCACGGCACTGCTGCTGCATCCCTGCCAATGAGAGTTCACGTTGAAGCCATCATGGCTTTGAGGAACATTGCAAAGAAGGAGCCCAGAATG GTCCAGGAACTGGTTCTCCAGCTCTACATGGACAAGGCTCTCCACCCAAAGCTCCGCATGCTGTCCTGCATTGTTCTCTTCGAGACCAATCCTTCCATGGGTGTGGTGACCGCTCTTGCCAACTCTGTGAAAACAGAGGAGAATCTGCAGGTGGCCAGCTTCTCTTACTCTCACATGAAGTACCTGTGTAGGAACCATGCAACCGTTCATCCTGATGT TGTCGCTGCGTGCAACGTTGCCATGAGACTGTTGAGCCCAAAGCTGGACAGACTGAGCCTGCGCTACAGCAAAGCTATTCATGTGGACTACTACAACA GCTCCTCGATGCTCGGTGCTGCTGYAACTGCTTTTTACATCAATgatgctgcaaacattttgcCAAAAACTGCTGCTGTAAAGACCAGAGCCTTTGCCGCTGGAGCAACTGCAGAAGCCCTGGAg ATCGGAGCCACTATAGATGGACTGCAGGAGCTGCTCCTGAAAAACCCTTCTCTCTCTGAAAACACTGACAGGATCACCAAAATGAAGCGYGTCATAAAGGCT ctGTCAGAATGGAGATCCCTGCCCGCCGACAAACCCCTGGCTTCTATCTATGTCAAGCTCTTTGGACAGGAGATTGCCTTTGCTAACATCAACAAACCCATGATCGACGAGGCTGTCAGG TATACCAGGGAATTGCCCATTCAGGGATATGGAAGAGATGTTCTCAAGGCTCTGCTCGTGACTGGTGTCAACTTCAACTATGCTAAGCCTGTGCTGGCTGCTGAGATGAGACGCATTCTTCCAACTGCCGCTGGTCTCCCGATGGAGCTTGGTCTGTTCAGTGCTGCTGTGGCTGCAGCTTCTGTTGAAA tCAAGCCAACCACATCACCACGCCTGCCAGAAGATTTCCCCCTCAACAAGCTCCTGGAGACAGACATTCAGCTCCAGGCTGAGGTCAGACCAAC TGTTTCCATGAGCACATATGCAGTTATGGGACTCAACACAGACATTTTCCAGGCTTTTATGATTGCGAACGCTAAGGTCCACTCAGTTATGCCAGCCAAAATTGCTGCAAGACTCAACATCAAAGAAGGAGACTTTAAGCTTGAAGCTCTTCCAGTTAAAGTGCCTGAAAACATCACATTTGTGAA TGTGACAACTTTTGCTGGGTCAAGAAATATTGAGGAACTTCCCGCTGAGAGAATTACCCACCTCTTCCCTACCAAACTCGTGCCCGTAAGATCAAGCAGAGCCCGCTCATCCGAGCGAGCTTCCTATGTTGACAGCATG CTCTCATCCTCCGAGCTCCTTCCCGAGGAAGCAAAATATGCCATTCGCCGACATAAGATTCGAGGATTTGCCAAGAAGTACTGCGCTAAGCACAGGGTTGTTGGACTGAAGGCCTGTCTCAGGTTTGCCAGTGAAAATGGTGCCTACATCCGAAACACTCTCTTGTACAAACTGGTTGGCCGCCACAacttctctttctctgtgacACCAA TTGAAGGTGAAGTCGTTGAAAGATTGGAGATGGAGGTTAAAGTTGGACCAAATGCTGCAGAGAAGCTTGTTAAGCGCATCAACCTGAACGAAGAGGACCCCACAGAGACCACAGAGCAAGGAGGACCAGTCCTGATGAAGCTCAACAAAATCCTGTCTTCAAGAAGGAACagctcatcttcctcctctagCTCAAGCAGCTCTTCATCTCGCTCCTCAAAGACTTCATCCTCCAGCTCTTCATCTCGCTCCGGCCGTAAGATCAATCTTGCAGCCCGTGCAAGCAACAGCagtagcagtagcagcagccgcagaagcagcagcagcagcagcagcagtagcagtagCAGTTCcaaacgcagcagcagcagcagtagcagcagtagcagcagcaggagaagcagcagcagtagcagcagccgCAGAAGCAAACGCAGGAGTGGCAACATGTCAAGATCCAGCAGCAGTTCAGACAGGACCAGCTCTGCATCAAGCATCGCATCTCTCTTCAGCGGAAGCTCAAGCTCTTCTAGCTCCAGCTCCTCTCGCTCTAAG CGGGTGACTGAGAAGTTCCGGAGGTTGCACAAGGATTATCCCTCCAAATCATCTTCCAGAAGCAAGAGCAATTCCGCCAGCTTTGAGGCCATCTACAATAAG AAAAAATTCCTCGGTGAACAGGAGGCTGTTGTGGCAATGATCTTCCGTGCTGTGAAAGTTGACAAGAGGATGTTGGGATACCAACTCGCTGTCTACCTTGACAAACCGAATGCCAGACTTCAGATCATTGTCGCCAACCTGTCTTCTGATAGCAACTGGAGGTTCTGTGCTGATGGAGTTGTGTTGAGCAAGCACAAAGTTACA ACTAAGATTGCCTGGGGCGAACAATGCAAGAGATATAGAGCCAATGCTACAGCAGAGACTGGTCTTGTTTCTTCAAACCCCGCAGCTCGCCTCAGAGCATCCTGGGAAAGACTGCCTTCTGCCCTGAAACGTTACGCAAAGAT GGTCAACAGATATGTTCGTTCTAAGATACTGTCATACGTGATTCACGCGAAGAGAGTAAACAGCACCAGGAGGTTCTCAATCCTTGCAGCTGCAACTTCTGACAAGACAGTTGACTTCGTTTTCAAAACTCCAAAG AAATCTGTCTACAATGCCACTCTGCGCCTTCCCGTGTTTATGCCCATTGATGAGATCAAAGGTCTCGGCCCATTTGATGAAGTCTTTGACAAGATCCACTTCATGGTTTCAAAGGCTGCCGCAG CTGAATGCAGATACTTTGAGGACACACTCTACACATTCAACAACAAGAGCTTCAAGAACCAGATGCCTTCCTCTTGCTACCAGGTTGTCGCACAGGACTGCACTGATGAACTGAAATTTATGGTTCTCCTGAGGAAAGATTCTTCAGAGCAACACCATATCAAcgtcaaaatttctgagat TGACATCGACATGTATCCAAAGGACAACGACGTCACTGTGAAGGTCAACGAAATGGAAATTCCCCGCACCAGCTTGCCTTACCGCCACCCAACAG CTTCCATTGAGATCAGACAGAGTGGAGAGGGCCTTGCTGTGTTTGCACCTAGCCATGGTCTCCAAGAAGTCTACTTTGACAGAAAGACAtggagg ATCAAAATTGCTGACTGGATGAAAGGAAAGACCTGTGGACTTTGTGGAAAGGCTGATGGAGAAATCAGACAGGAGTACCACACTCCCAACGGACGCGTGGCTAAGAACTCAGTCAGCTTTGCTCACTCCTGGATTCTGCCTGCTGAAAGCTGCAGGGACGAATCTG AGTGCCGCCTGAAGCTTGAATCTGTGCAGCTGGAAAAACAATTGACCGTTCATGATGAGGATTCCACATGCTACTCTGTTGAGCCTGTACCTCGCTGTCTGCCTGGATGCTTGCCAATCAAGACCACCCCTGTCATTGTTGGTTTCAACTGCTGGCCATCTG ATTCTCAGACCAATGTCTATGACAGAAGTGTTGACCTGAGAAAGACTACCCAAGCTCACCTGGCTTGCAACTGCAACACCAAGTGCTCTTAA
- the LOC103464147 gene encoding afadin- and alpha-actinin-binding protein isoform X2 — protein sequence MPESSQAKDARCCSVECRTPPLSHFSQSSLPLHRNSHRLSTFCTEHNLQECLSHISQEVSLLGLSPGWTESVSSSQLDVVAVLNCMYDLIQLHHRSLRTLENMEMEQLKLSSNVDYLKINNTHLKEEVEVSKRQNTGLLERERQLHLKLKSLQNCLKNEKEEVQKLQNIISSRACQFNHEMKRREREFTKLKERLNQLLADKKDRKPAIDVLNNIGRADGKRSLWKTEKTEAKHEGEMYRTLLSDYDMRQRELVLENAELRKVMQQMKKEMVSILKSRKLIPKGENYEHNDTQAASDEDDEVFDPSKESVELFCIDAREKLTNSIRLQWRRLKSHVERLDSQVSLTRMSESNIDDAVPRENHEEEMDRLKMEIQRCKDFIQKQQQLLQKQLSCACNEDPVSLQNDGYMLQEKKRLGEEWKSLEEQRKSFERERRNFTEAAIRLSHERKIFEEDRGTWLKQQFLSMSPFGNSKQLHAPKSSSALLIAETEVRAPMAPETPSECRSDSASPIPGSVSLTPSSAGDLECQLCLIPENGVTYCSSKHGKSEHFEELSPLCESISLRDKQWRESEDLSSHSLTPEKSSSI from the exons ATGCCAGAGTCCTCACAGG CCAAGGACGCTCGCTGCTGTTCTGTTGAATGTAGAACACCTCCCTTGAGTCATTTCAGCCAGTCATCGCTGCCACTCCACAGAAACTCTCACAGGCTCAGCACCTTCTGCACAGAGCACAATCTGCAGGAATGCCTGTCTCACATCAGTCAG GAGGTGTCACTGCTGGGTCTCTCGCCTGGCTGGACCGAGTCAGTCAGCAGCTCACAGCTGGATGTTGTGGCTGTGCTGAATTGCATGTATGACCTGATTCAGCTGCACCACAGGAGCCTGCGAACACTGGAAAACATGGAAATGGAGCAGCTGAAACTCAGCAGCAATGTGGATTACCTGAAGATCAATAACACTCATCTAAAG GAAGAGGTTGAAGTTTCCAAACGACAAAACACGGGTTTGCTTGAGAGAGAACGACAGCTGCACCTGAAACTGAAGAGTCTGCAGAActgtctgaaaaatgagaaagaagag GTGCAAAAACTGCAGAACATAATTTCAAGCCGTGCCTGTCAGTTCAACCACGAAATGaaaaggagggagagagaatTCACCAAACTGAAGGAGCGACTGAATCAACTCCTAGCTGACAAAAAAGATAGAAAACCAG CTATTGACGTATTAAACAACATTGGAAGAGCTGATGGAAAGAGAAGCCtgtggaaaactgaaaaaacagagGCAAA gcaCGAGGGAGAGATGTACAGGACGCTTCTGAGCGACTACGACATGAGGCAGAGGGAGCTTGTCCTGGAAAACGCAGAGCTGAGGAAGGTGATGCAGCAGATGAAGAAGGAGATGGTGTCCATCCTGAAGTCAAGAAAACTGATCCCCAAAGGAGAAAATTATGAGCATAATGATACGCAG GCTGCTTCAGACGAAGACGATGAGGTGTTTGACCCCAGTAAGGAAAGTGTAGAGCTGTTTTGTATTGATGCCAGGGAGAAGCTGACTAACAGCATTCGCCTCCAGTGGAGAAGACTTAAGAGCCACGTTGAAAGACTGGACAGCCAAG tgtctttGACTCGGATGTCTGAGTCTAACATTGATGATGCTGTCCCTCGTGAGAATCACGAGGAGGAGATGGATCGGCTAAAGATGGAGATCCAGAGGTGCAAAGATTTCAtccaaaagcagcagcagctcctacaG AAGCAGCTGAGCTGTGCGTGCAACGAAGACCCGGTGTCGCTGCAGAACGATGGCTACATGCTGCAGGAGAAGAAACGCCTCGGTGAGGAATGGAAGAGCTTAGAGGAACAGAGAAAGAGCTTTGAGAGGGAAAGGAGGAACTTCACTGAAGCAGCTATTAGACTGAGCCACGAG AGGAAGATCTTTGAGGAGGATCGGGGAACATGGCTCAAACAGCAGTTTCTAAGTATGAGTCCGTTTGGAAACTCAAAGCAGCTTCATGCGCCGAAGTCTTCAAGTGCCTTATTGATCG CTGAAACGGAGGTCCGTGCACCGATGGCTCCAGAAACACCCAGCGAATGTCGATCAGACTCGGCCTCCCCAATACCCGGATCGGTTTCTCTCACGCCATCTTCTGCAGGCGATCTGGAGTGTCAACTTTGCCTTATTCCAGAAAACGG TGTGACTTACTGCTCGTCAAAACACGGAAAGTCAGAACATTTTGAGGAATTGAGCCCACTGTGTGAAAGTATTTCTCTGCGGGACAAACAGTGGAGGGAGAGCGAAGACCTCAGCAGCCATTCACTCACACCTGAGAAGAGCAGCAGTATATGA
- the LOC103464147 gene encoding afadin- and alpha-actinin-binding protein isoform X1, translated as MKFSTQVADGCTATMPESSQAKDARCCSVECRTPPLSHFSQSSLPLHRNSHRLSTFCTEHNLQECLSHISQEVSLLGLSPGWTESVSSSQLDVVAVLNCMYDLIQLHHRSLRTLENMEMEQLKLSSNVDYLKINNTHLKEEVEVSKRQNTGLLERERQLHLKLKSLQNCLKNEKEEVQKLQNIISSRACQFNHEMKRREREFTKLKERLNQLLADKKDRKPAIDVLNNIGRADGKRSLWKTEKTEAKHEGEMYRTLLSDYDMRQRELVLENAELRKVMQQMKKEMVSILKSRKLIPKGENYEHNDTQAASDEDDEVFDPSKESVELFCIDAREKLTNSIRLQWRRLKSHVERLDSQVSLTRMSESNIDDAVPRENHEEEMDRLKMEIQRCKDFIQKQQQLLQKQLSCACNEDPVSLQNDGYMLQEKKRLGEEWKSLEEQRKSFERERRNFTEAAIRLSHERKIFEEDRGTWLKQQFLSMSPFGNSKQLHAPKSSSALLIAETEVRAPMAPETPSECRSDSASPIPGSVSLTPSSAGDLECQLCLIPENGVTYCSSKHGKSEHFEELSPLCESISLRDKQWRESEDLSSHSLTPEKSSSI; from the exons ATTTTCCACACAGGTTGCTGACGGCTGCACTGCAACAATGCCAGAGTCCTCACAGG CCAAGGACGCTCGCTGCTGTTCTGTTGAATGTAGAACACCTCCCTTGAGTCATTTCAGCCAGTCATCGCTGCCACTCCACAGAAACTCTCACAGGCTCAGCACCTTCTGCACAGAGCACAATCTGCAGGAATGCCTGTCTCACATCAGTCAG GAGGTGTCACTGCTGGGTCTCTCGCCTGGCTGGACCGAGTCAGTCAGCAGCTCACAGCTGGATGTTGTGGCTGTGCTGAATTGCATGTATGACCTGATTCAGCTGCACCACAGGAGCCTGCGAACACTGGAAAACATGGAAATGGAGCAGCTGAAACTCAGCAGCAATGTGGATTACCTGAAGATCAATAACACTCATCTAAAG GAAGAGGTTGAAGTTTCCAAACGACAAAACACGGGTTTGCTTGAGAGAGAACGACAGCTGCACCTGAAACTGAAGAGTCTGCAGAActgtctgaaaaatgagaaagaagag GTGCAAAAACTGCAGAACATAATTTCAAGCCGTGCCTGTCAGTTCAACCACGAAATGaaaaggagggagagagaatTCACCAAACTGAAGGAGCGACTGAATCAACTCCTAGCTGACAAAAAAGATAGAAAACCAG CTATTGACGTATTAAACAACATTGGAAGAGCTGATGGAAAGAGAAGCCtgtggaaaactgaaaaaacagagGCAAA gcaCGAGGGAGAGATGTACAGGACGCTTCTGAGCGACTACGACATGAGGCAGAGGGAGCTTGTCCTGGAAAACGCAGAGCTGAGGAAGGTGATGCAGCAGATGAAGAAGGAGATGGTGTCCATCCTGAAGTCAAGAAAACTGATCCCCAAAGGAGAAAATTATGAGCATAATGATACGCAG GCTGCTTCAGACGAAGACGATGAGGTGTTTGACCCCAGTAAGGAAAGTGTAGAGCTGTTTTGTATTGATGCCAGGGAGAAGCTGACTAACAGCATTCGCCTCCAGTGGAGAAGACTTAAGAGCCACGTTGAAAGACTGGACAGCCAAG tgtctttGACTCGGATGTCTGAGTCTAACATTGATGATGCTGTCCCTCGTGAGAATCACGAGGAGGAGATGGATCGGCTAAAGATGGAGATCCAGAGGTGCAAAGATTTCAtccaaaagcagcagcagctcctacaG AAGCAGCTGAGCTGTGCGTGCAACGAAGACCCGGTGTCGCTGCAGAACGATGGCTACATGCTGCAGGAGAAGAAACGCCTCGGTGAGGAATGGAAGAGCTTAGAGGAACAGAGAAAGAGCTTTGAGAGGGAAAGGAGGAACTTCACTGAAGCAGCTATTAGACTGAGCCACGAG AGGAAGATCTTTGAGGAGGATCGGGGAACATGGCTCAAACAGCAGTTTCTAAGTATGAGTCCGTTTGGAAACTCAAAGCAGCTTCATGCGCCGAAGTCTTCAAGTGCCTTATTGATCG CTGAAACGGAGGTCCGTGCACCGATGGCTCCAGAAACACCCAGCGAATGTCGATCAGACTCGGCCTCCCCAATACCCGGATCGGTTTCTCTCACGCCATCTTCTGCAGGCGATCTGGAGTGTCAACTTTGCCTTATTCCAGAAAACGG TGTGACTTACTGCTCGTCAAAACACGGAAAGTCAGAACATTTTGAGGAATTGAGCCCACTGTGTGAAAGTATTTCTCTGCGGGACAAACAGTGGAGGGAGAGCGAAGACCTCAGCAGCCATTCACTCACACCTGAGAAGAGCAGCAGTATATGA